A part of Papilio machaon chromosome 11, ilPapMach1.1, whole genome shotgun sequence genomic DNA contains:
- the LOC106719711 gene encoding prominin-1, which produces MPHAPTASFLHITNIQDLFNGSESSCVIKIMKMTAIFLTLIIIITTGAKQICLEAKSDAVSEVKFDKSYSEDVFQQMQTTSEITPAPSTGNKVNDVTSTVLSKSLEAQEENFLAISPITTSGKNSIEEKNNDLDEGNAELLKTSELTATKQNKTANSMHSTNLRKAINLPPALNVIWENCLESAYREHNKINFKPQRQLEVAKNLQVLNNRIGGNVWDKRDVDGTKSVAIKAWLDKYNNLKNANKDKTGQSNETTDVNEVSILTKTTKPVTFEVFSITKKLLNEQENLINSTLSSAVTENNIRASNSIEWFEEMDQSKIKFNSLPQMQNYLVPKFKLEQGYHPFTFVAGFFSIIYPFDFPIGLAKDIIWGQVTFPLSFIQSIKVESTFLAFVVLFACIALIIPTYLIILGIIYLLSKSSCNDEAESGALFPEQEGSSCVDKFLVFMTFFTVIICCTLICGMVLSNEQSHVAAMSSRNVVNCACADIATWLSVAARELHYSLVPPIDLVLYAYQEDLKNVDTFLGEPIQQAIASESGIDLVLDSLADIIAESEDLSSKVSALRNISIKAGTLAAVAADRLDDLARQIDGLKKQCSAKDAPLCDTINTHSMELKLKFNSILKEQQLLELRALGVDNLTLAIATAKRELRSLPSLILTQTKEVRDSILRDIEIRRDKVHSSARILTDIVRYLTADLHSFSRQLDASFERIQIYEFWRWIFMLVCTVVCALVMMLMLVAMLCGCGKAKIHAKRTLQLSAVWICFASLLLWSVISAVFLIAGHAEVFLCQTLWDSAQYKTLSKLLDRPSPLLENNEGFFDAMFRDLDNVTIEVSVRDVLRDCERNRPAYVVFQLDRILDVNKETSYFEWEELQADLGRLSTAVDVSFLKSISAPFNRILNEILVKSNVNLPSYRMEYNNPVVGKDLPALEDQLENVAAQISDLTTSGRLETLAKRTERVYLSNIKPLEQLRADLVFKLTELELQLIPYRRRLNISLSHIHTAQFYIDNQGDVIAQKKVSAYVSRLVSHAARWRSHVLTSTGKHAARCQPLFAVYAAVRALLCTKYISSLHGWWLCGVVLGLLWCILLTPLCVNLWRTYERRMNTQDFITLSNFNTAPQGTPETEPCENGNWTTPGSIPGPPPPPRDDNW; this is translated from the exons ATGCCTCACGCTCCTACGGCCAGTTTCCTTCACATAACGAACATACAAGACTTATTCAACGGCAGTGAATCGTCctgtgtaattaaaataatgaaaatgactgcaatatttttgactcttattattattattactactgGGGCTAAACAGATATGCTTAGAAGCAAAATCGGATGCAGTGAGCGAAGTGAAATTCGATAAAAGCTACTCTGAAGACGTTTTCCAACAAATGCAGACGACATCGGAAATAACGCCCGCGCCTTCAACAGGAAACAAAGTAAATGATGTTACTAGTACCGTGTTGAGTAAGTCTTTAGAAGCACAAGAAGAAAATTTTCTTGCAATCTCCCCAATTACAACGTCAGGAAAAAACTccattgaagaaaaaaataacgactTGGATGAAGGAAACGCTGAATTATTAAAGACGTCGGAGCTAACCGCTACAAAACAGAATAAAACAGCAAATTCAATGCACAGTACCAATTTACGGAAAGCCATTAATTTGCCGCCagctttaaatgttatttgggAAAACTGCTTAGAATCTGCATATagagaacataataaaataaatttcaaaccCCAACGTCAGTTGGAAGTTGCTAAAAATCTACAAGTTCTTAATAATAGAATTGGAGGAAATGTTTGGGATAAAAGAGATGTGGACGGGACGAAATCAGTAGCAATTAAGGCTTGGTTAGataagtataataatttaaaaaatgcaaataagGATAAAACAGGACAATCGAACGAAACAACAGACGTCAATGAAGTGTCgatattaacaaaaactaCTAAGCCTGTAACGTTTGAAgtattttcaataacaaagaAGCTTTTGAATGAACAAGAAAATTTGATCAACAGTACGCTAAGTTCAGCAGTAACCGAGAATAATATAAGAGCAAGTAATTCCATAGAGTGGTTTGAAGAAATGgatcaaagtaaaataaagtttaatagtttacctcaaatgcaaaattatttagtacCAAAGTTTAAACTAGAGCAAGGATATCATCCTTTTACATTTGTGGCTGGCttcttttctattatttatccATTCGACTTTCCTATCG GTCTTGCCAAGGATATAATTTGGGGACAAGTAACATTTCCGTTGTCTTTTATTCAg TCTATCAAAGTGGAGTCAACTTTCTTAGCATTCGTTGTGCTCTTTGCGTGTATTGCTTTAATAATACCGACGTATCTCATCATTTTGGGAATAATATACCTTCTATCAAAGTCAAGTTGCAACGACGAAGCGGAATCTGGAGCTTTATTCCCTGAGCAAGAAGGTTCAAGTTGCGTTGACAAGTTTTTGGTCTTTATGACATTCTTTACTGTTATAATATGTTG CACCCTTATATGCGGTATGGTGTTAAGCAATGAACAGTCGCATGTGGCAGCGATGAGCAGTCGTAATGTGGTGAACTGCGCGTGCGCAGACATCGCAACGTGGTTGTCGGTCGCTGCGAGAGAACTGCATTACAGTTTAGTGCCGCCTATAGATCTTGTGCTCTACGCTTACCAAGAGGacttaaaaa ACGTCGACACGTTCCTAGGCGAGCCAATACAACAAGCTATTGCTTCGGAGAGCGGTATCGATTTGGTGCTGGACTCCTTAGCGGACATAATAGCAG AAAGTGAAGATCTCTCATCGAAAGTGTCCGCTTTGCGAAACATAAGTATCAAGGCAGGCACATTAGCGGCAGTCGCTGCGGACAGACTCGATGACCTCGCCAGACAAATAGACGGCCTGAAGAAGCAATGCTCGGCGAAAGACGCACCACTCTGTGACACAATTAACACTCATTCTATGGAACTGAAGCTGAAGTTTAACTCG ATACTAAAGGAGCAACAGTTATTGGAGCTTCGAGCTCTAGGTGTGGACAACTTGACGCTTGCCATTGCTACAGCGAAACGGGAATTGCGTTCTTTGCCATCACTTATTTTAACACAGACCAAGGAAGTTAGAGATA GTATTCTTCGTGACATAGAAATTCGTCGTGACAAAGTTCATAGCTCGGCTAGAATCCTTACCGACATTGTGCGGTACTTGACGGCAGACCTACATTCCTTCTCTAGGCAACTTGACGCCAGCTTTGAAAGAATACAGATATACGAATTTTGGAGATGGATTTTCATGTTgg TATGCACCGTAGTTTGCGCGTTGGTCATGATGTTAATGTTGGTAGCCATGTTGTGTGGATGTGGAAAAGCAAAGATCCACGCTAAAAGGACGCTGCAACT ATCTGCCGTGTGGATATGCTTCGCCTCTCTGCTTTTATGGAGCGTGATTTCCGCTGTATTTCTTATCGCGGGACACGCCGAG GTTTTTTTGTGTCAAACACTGTGGGATTCTGCTCAGTATAAAACTCTATCAAAGCTTTTGGATAGGCCGTCTCCACTGCTGGAAAACAATGAAGGATTTTTTGACGCCATGTTCAGAGATCTTGATAACGTCACAATTGAAGTGTCCGTAAGGGATGTTTTGAG AGATTGCGAGCGGAATCGACCGGCGTACGTAGTTTTTCAACTCGACAGAATCTTGGATGTTAACAAAGAGACATCGTACTTCGAATGGGAGGAGCTGCAAGCGGATCTGGGACGGCTGTCTACTGCCGTCGATGTCAGCTTCCTCAAATCAATATCCGCTCCATTTAACAGAATACTTAATGAGATTCTTGTAAAATCTAATGTCAATCTACCGTCATATag gaTGGAATATAACAATCCAGTTGTTGGAAAGGACTTGCCTGCTTTAGAAGATCAATTGGAGAATGTTGCGGCGCAAATATCTGATTTAACAACTTCAGGAAGACTCGAAACTTTAG CTAAACGTACAGAAAgagtttatttaagtaatataaaaccATTAGAGCAGTTGAGAGCGGATCTTGTATTCAAACTGACTGAACTTGAACTTCAATTAATACCCTACCGAAGAAGACTGAACATATCGCTGAGTCATATACACACGGCGCAGTTTTACATCGACAACCAGGGAGACGTCATTGCGCAGAAA AAGGTGTCAGCGTACGTATCCCGGTTGGTGTCGCACGCCGCTAGATGGCGCTCTCACGTGCTCACGTCTACTGGCAAACACGCCGCCCGTTGTCAACCGTTGTTTGCAGTGTACGCTGCGGTCAGGGCTCTACTCTgcactaaatatatttcttctttG CACGGCTGGTGGCTTTGTGGAGTCGTGTTGGGTCTGCTGTGGTGCATACTGCTAACCCCTTTGTGCGTCAATCTCTGGCGAACGTATGAGCGGAGAATGAACACGCAGGACTTCATTACTCTTTCTAACTTTAACACAGC ACCTCAAGGAACACCGGAGACAGAACCCTGCGAAAATGGCAACTGGACCACACCTGGATCAATTCCTGG gcCACCACCGCCACCTAGGGACGATAACTGGTGA
- the LOC123721394 gene encoding circadian clock-controlled protein daywake-like has translation MFEHTVFIITLVVLQSSVSYSRVAPDYISPCVGLKSVCLKKNIQETIPRFVKGIPSLAVNATDPLTYDYVNVELPGGLKIEFKDGVLKGLRNCVVNDVKFQNNDADVELTCNVTIKGKYKAQGQILIIAINGDGDAKLKITDLNLKIKLKFIDNIRDGVTYYDVKDYIVSYNIKGKVHFALTNLFKGNPELSQTVLTFLNENWKVVDAEFGKPLVDIVIGIAFKNVQSFFSKIPKDELVVL, from the exons atgttcGAACATACTgtgtttataataactttagtTGTTTTACAATCCTCTGTTAGCTATTCCAGAGTAGCAC CTGATTACATAAGCCCATGCGTGGGATTAAAGTCCGTTTGTCTGAAGAAGAACATTCAAGAAACGATTCCGAGATTTGTTAAAGGCATCCCGAGTCTTGCTGTTAACGCCACTGATCCTCTTACCTACGATTATGTCAATGTAGAACTGCCCGGTGGTTTAAAAATTGAGTTCAAGGATGGTGTATTAAAGGGCCTTCGAAACTGCGTAGTCAATGATGTCAA ATTCCAAAACAATGATGCCGATGTAGAGTTAACTTGTAATGTTACAATTAAAGGCAAATACAAGGCTCAAGGACAAATACTTATTATCGCAATTAATGGAGACGGGGacgctaaattaaaaataa ctgacttgaatcttaaaataaagctTAAGTTTATCGACAATATTCGAGATGGAGTAACATATTATGATGTTAAAGATTACATAgtatcttataatattaaaggaaAAGTACATTTCGCCCTCACAAATCTCTTCAAAGGGAACCCTGAACTAA GTCAAACAGTGTTGACGTTCCTAAACGAAAATTGGAAAGTTGTAGATGCTGAATTTGGAAAACCATTAGTCGATATTGTCATCGGTATTGCGTTCAAAAATGTACAGAGCTTCTTCAGTAAAATACCAAAAGACGAACttgtagtattataa